One Paenibacillus sp. FSL H7-0737 DNA segment encodes these proteins:
- a CDS encoding sensor histidine kinase, protein MENWLGKSLKQKLSLLIIISVLVPVLSLGLFSYYIAKSLTEEKAKSSGMNTLRQIGAYLENMVSDVENLSLFLIGHPDVQSYLKTPEHDLLKQTSIVNLLTTLSISKPYIANVMIESNEDNKPSVSFRSVLESEWADIQSEYPSYYEKYPKWWSPVHHFVTSDGKEDVITMSRPIRSTSKYYDIGMLKISLTQSVISSHLKQAGLEGEGVALLLDEQNRILAGPEGYSTNKNLNDYFPGIVDFKSKSGSFDYGEAEERSTVLYYQMPNVNWRLVGIIPAKAYRAQNQYFLTLTAIAVSISMLFVIAFVLVLIQKVTKPLSALTNFLRNSSPDEPLPTLPVTSIDEVGQLIISYNRMSSRIINLTDEVKQNEALKKEADMSALQAQINPHFLYNTLSSVHWMALMKGDEKIADMVGSLSDFLRFSLNKGQEYCAISQEILHVDHYVKIQSIRYPDKFDYEANIPAELLDLRMLKLLLQPLIENAMIHGILKREGKGSIIVKAMSAGERITFIVQDDGVGMSRERLELLREKVSANLGIDPLKNNDSAGSSYGLRNVHNRLQLHYGHEAGLRIESVEGSGTKVSFTIIPLQSEIK, encoded by the coding sequence ATGGAAAACTGGTTGGGTAAATCGTTAAAGCAGAAGCTGAGCTTGTTGATTATTATTTCGGTATTGGTACCGGTGTTGTCTCTGGGACTGTTCTCCTATTATATTGCTAAAAGCTTAACGGAAGAGAAAGCGAAAAGTTCAGGCATGAACACGCTTAGGCAAATTGGGGCCTATTTGGAAAATATGGTGAGCGATGTTGAGAATCTATCTCTATTCCTCATCGGCCACCCTGATGTCCAAAGCTATTTGAAAACACCGGAACACGATTTGCTAAAGCAAACCTCGATCGTTAATTTACTTACAACATTATCGATTTCCAAACCATATATCGCCAATGTCATGATCGAATCGAATGAAGATAATAAGCCGTCGGTTTCCTTCAGATCCGTCCTCGAATCAGAATGGGCCGATATTCAGAGCGAATATCCCAGTTATTATGAGAAATATCCTAAATGGTGGTCTCCGGTACATCACTTCGTTACATCGGACGGCAAAGAGGATGTCATTACGATGTCGCGGCCGATTCGCAGCACATCAAAATATTACGATATCGGCATGCTTAAAATTAGCTTGACGCAATCGGTTATCTCTAGCCATTTAAAGCAAGCTGGACTAGAGGGTGAAGGCGTCGCCCTGCTGTTGGACGAACAAAATCGGATATTGGCTGGGCCGGAAGGGTATTCGACTAACAAGAACTTGAACGATTATTTTCCCGGAATAGTTGATTTCAAGAGTAAGTCGGGTTCGTTCGATTACGGAGAAGCGGAGGAGCGGAGTACCGTATTGTACTATCAGATGCCGAATGTTAACTGGAGGCTCGTAGGCATCATTCCGGCAAAAGCTTACAGAGCGCAGAACCAGTATTTTTTAACGTTAACTGCAATTGCAGTCAGCATTTCCATGCTTTTTGTCATCGCTTTTGTACTTGTACTTATTCAAAAGGTGACGAAACCGTTGTCTGCATTAACGAATTTTCTTAGAAATTCCAGCCCGGACGAGCCGCTGCCGACGTTGCCCGTCACATCGATCGATGAGGTTGGACAGCTGATTATTAGCTATAATCGGATGAGCTCGCGAATTATTAATTTAACCGATGAGGTGAAGCAAAACGAAGCGTTGAAGAAGGAAGCGGATATGTCGGCACTTCAAGCGCAGATCAATCCGCATTTTCTATATAATACGTTATCGTCAGTCCACTGGATGGCGCTAATGAAGGGAGACGAAAAAATCGCGGATATGGTCGGCTCATTGAGTGATTTTCTTCGGTTCAGCTTAAATAAAGGACAGGAATATTGTGCAATCAGCCAAGAAATTTTGCATGTAGATCATTATGTGAAAATCCAGTCCATTCGATATCCGGATAAATTTGATTACGAGGCGAATATTCCGGCGGAGCTGCTCGATCTGAGAATGCTGAAGCTGCTGCTCCAGCCGCTAATTGAAAACGCGATGATTCATGGCATTCTGAAAAGAGAGGGTAAAGGAAGCATTATCGTTAAAGCAATGTCAGCGGGAGAGCGAATAACCTTTATCGTTCAGGATGACGGTGTCGGCATGAGCAGGGAAAGATTGGAGCTGCTGAGGGAGAAGGTAAGCGCAAACTTGGGCATTGATCCGCTGAAGAATAATGACTCGGCAGGCAGCAGCTACGGATTGCGCAACGTGCATAATCGGCTGCAGCTTCATTATGGGCATGAAGCCGGTTTGCGGATCGAAAGCGTAGAAGGAAGCGGCACTAAAGTTAGTTTTACGATTATACCGCTCCAATCAGAAATCAAATAG